Proteins encoded in a region of the Novibacillus thermophilus genome:
- a CDS encoding MarR family winged helix-turn-helix transcriptional regulator, which translates to MNEHGDMTIGNISQKMSLAFSTMTDLLHRMEKAGLVARVRSQKDRRVVKVHILRKGEEIVRDVLKARREYLGAVLDQMSREEVDQVDHALHLIADYMDKMKGHR; encoded by the coding sequence TTGAATGAACATGGCGACATGACCATCGGGAACATTAGTCAAAAAATGTCTCTGGCTTTCAGCACGATGACCGATCTTTTGCACAGGATGGAGAAGGCCGGGCTAGTGGCGCGAGTTCGAAGCCAAAAGGACCGCCGCGTGGTAAAAGTGCATATTTTACGCAAAGGGGAAGAAATCGTACGCGATGTGTTGAAGGCGAGGCGTGAGTACTTGGGGGCCGTTCTGGACCAGATGAGCCGGGAAGAAGTCGATCAAGTGGACCATGCCCTGCACTTAATTGCAGATTACATGGATAAAATGAAAGGACATCGGTAG
- a CDS encoding P1 family peptidase: MGSIADVPGIRVGHAENKEALTGCTVVLAGEGMVCGVDVRGSAPGTRETDLLAPVNAVEEVHAVVLSGGSAFGLQAATGAMDYLEEQGKGLETGYAHVPIVPSAILYDLSVGDASVRPDREMGYRACQAADVHVPVGNVGAGCGATVGKALGMDRAMKAGLGTASVRLPDGLIVGAIVAVNAYGHVVDPATGKILAGPRGEDGTILDSVQLMRRSGKEQNAFPGMNTTIGVVATNAKLSKTRATKVAQMAHDGLARTTFPAHTMLDGDTLFALAGGEIQASVDLVGALAANVVAEAIVQGVTSATGVKGLPAAGDL, encoded by the coding sequence ATGGGCAGTATTGCAGACGTTCCGGGCATTCGCGTCGGTCATGCGGAAAACAAGGAAGCATTGACAGGGTGTACCGTTGTATTGGCAGGCGAAGGAATGGTGTGCGGTGTCGACGTAAGAGGTTCTGCTCCGGGAACGCGGGAGACGGATTTGCTTGCACCCGTGAATGCAGTCGAGGAAGTTCACGCCGTCGTCCTCAGTGGCGGCAGTGCCTTTGGATTGCAAGCGGCTACGGGAGCGATGGATTATTTAGAAGAACAGGGTAAAGGACTTGAGACAGGTTACGCGCACGTTCCCATCGTTCCCTCCGCTATATTGTACGATTTAAGCGTCGGGGACGCATCCGTGCGCCCTGATCGCGAGATGGGATATCGCGCTTGCCAGGCGGCAGATGTCCATGTCCCGGTCGGAAATGTAGGAGCGGGATGCGGTGCTACGGTGGGGAAAGCACTCGGCATGGATCGAGCGATGAAAGCCGGTTTGGGAACCGCATCCGTCCGGTTGCCCGACGGTTTAATCGTGGGGGCCATCGTCGCCGTAAATGCTTACGGTCATGTGGTTGATCCGGCAACGGGAAAGATTTTAGCTGGTCCGCGCGGAGAAGACGGCACGATTTTGGATTCTGTCCAGTTAATGCGCCGCAGTGGGAAGGAACAAAACGCTTTTCCAGGCATGAATACGACCATCGGCGTCGTCGCCACGAATGCGAAGCTGTCGAAAACGCGGGCAACGAAGGTTGCCCAAATGGCACACGACGGCCTCGCCAGAACGACATTCCCTGCCCATACGATGTTGGACGGCGACACGTTGTTCGCTTTAGCGGGGGGAGAGATCCAAGCTTCTGTCGATTTAGTGGGGGCCCTCGCAGCGAATGTGGTGGCCGAGGCTATCGTTCAAGGTGTTACGTCGGCCACAGGGGTAAAAGGTCTTCCGGCTGCAGGGGATTTGTGA
- a CDS encoding DUF1002 domain-containing protein — MKRVTKLGLLGALFAVFTLLLPPAAFADAVVGETVVTLGADLSSEQRQQLLDEMGVDAESVQVLEVTNEEEHRYLGDYLSAATIGSRAISSAKITLTEEGSGINVDTNNISHISNSIYANAMVTAGVKDADVYVTAPFEVSGTAGLTGILKAFEAAMDEEISEEQKKVANEEMVKTSELGEKYGDEKIAELMMRLKEQLAENKPETREEMRQLVINVAGDLNINLSDSDVDLITDLLTRISELNIDWNQLGKQVDKIRNNLDEILDSPETRNFIERGLDLLRAVIDWLASLFGG, encoded by the coding sequence ATGAAACGCGTGACAAAACTGGGTCTTTTGGGTGCGCTGTTTGCTGTCTTTACTTTGTTGCTCCCGCCGGCGGCCTTTGCCGATGCCGTTGTAGGGGAAACAGTCGTCACGCTGGGAGCGGATCTGTCAAGTGAACAGCGCCAGCAACTGTTAGACGAGATGGGTGTCGATGCAGAGTCGGTACAGGTGCTGGAAGTCACGAACGAAGAGGAGCATCGGTACTTAGGAGATTACCTCAGCGCTGCCACGATTGGTTCCCGCGCCATTTCTTCGGCGAAAATTACATTGACTGAAGAAGGTTCAGGGATCAATGTCGATACGAACAACATCTCACACATCTCTAATTCCATTTATGCCAATGCGATGGTCACCGCCGGTGTCAAAGATGCCGACGTTTACGTTACAGCACCGTTTGAGGTGTCTGGAACGGCCGGTTTGACCGGCATACTGAAGGCCTTTGAAGCGGCGATGGACGAAGAGATTAGTGAAGAGCAGAAAAAAGTGGCCAACGAAGAGATGGTCAAAACGTCTGAGCTCGGCGAAAAGTACGGAGATGAGAAAATTGCCGAGTTGATGATGCGCTTGAAAGAGCAGCTCGCCGAAAACAAACCGGAGACGAGAGAAGAAATGCGGCAGCTCGTCATCAATGTGGCGGGTGACCTCAATATCAACTTGAGCGATTCGGATGTCGACTTGATTACTGACTTGTTAACGCGAATTTCTGAGTTGAATATCGATTGGAATCAGTTAGGAAAACAAGTCGACAAAATTCGCAACAACTTAGATGAGATATTGGATTCACCGGAAACGCGGAACTTTATCGAACGAGGGTTAGATCTCTTGCGCGCCGTCATTGATTGGCTTGCCAGCTTGTTTGGAGGCTGA
- the racE gene encoding glutamate racemase gives MNRETKVIGILDSGVGGLTVVREVMRQLPYERIVYFGDTAHCPYGSRTPEEVRQFTLDIVDFLTTSFSLKALVMACNTATAVALEDVRQKVDVPVIGVIHPGARSAVQASTNGRIGVIGTERTVQSGAYRRALTRLKADLHIVSLACPSFVPLVESGRAEADDVFPIVQQALTPLFNDDIDTLILGCTHYPLLRKHIARAMGDGVTLISSATETARELKSIMLQQNTLTLDPSERPEHRYFTSGSPRLFRQIAASCLQLTLDAKHVHLEKV, from the coding sequence TTGAATCGAGAGACCAAAGTAATCGGCATTTTAGACTCGGGCGTCGGAGGACTAACTGTTGTACGCGAGGTAATGCGACAGTTGCCGTACGAACGCATTGTGTACTTTGGCGACACGGCTCACTGTCCTTACGGATCGCGTACACCGGAGGAGGTTCGCCAATTTACACTGGACATTGTTGACTTTTTGACCACTTCGTTTTCTTTGAAGGCACTCGTTATGGCGTGCAATACAGCGACAGCTGTCGCACTTGAAGATGTGCGGCAGAAAGTTGACGTACCGGTCATCGGTGTGATACATCCTGGAGCCCGTTCAGCGGTTCAGGCATCAACAAACGGGCGCATCGGTGTAATCGGAACGGAGAGGACGGTACAGAGTGGAGCTTACAGGCGGGCACTGACGCGTTTAAAAGCGGATCTACACATCGTCAGCCTTGCTTGTCCGTCGTTTGTCCCCCTCGTGGAGAGCGGCCGAGCAGAAGCAGACGACGTATTTCCAATTGTGCAACAGGCTTTGACCCCCCTGTTCAACGACGACATAGATACGTTGATTCTCGGGTGCACCCACTATCCTTTACTGCGTAAGCACATTGCACGGGCCATGGGTGACGGAGTGACTCTCATCAGTTCTGCTACGGAAACTGCACGGGAATTGAAGTCGATTATGCTCCAACAGAACACGCTGACACTGGACCCGTCAGAAAGGCCGGAGCACCGCTATTTTACGAGCGGTTCACCCCGGTTGTTTCGGCAGATTGCGGCCAGTTGTCTACAACTGACCCTTGATGCCAAACACGTTCACTTAGAAAAAGTGTGA
- a CDS encoding helix-turn-helix domain-containing protein — MKQNDQSQKPLLTNREREVFELLVQDKTTREIAQQLFISEKTVRNHISNVMQKLNVKGRSQAVVELVRLGELQI, encoded by the coding sequence TTGAAGCAAAATGACCAGAGTCAGAAGCCATTACTGACGAACAGAGAGCGCGAAGTGTTTGAGTTACTCGTCCAAGACAAGACAACCAGGGAAATTGCTCAACAGTTATTTATTAGCGAGAAAACTGTTCGCAATCACATTTCGAACGTGATGCAAAAGTTGAACGTCAAAGGTCGGTCTCAGGCTGTCGTTGAACTCGTTCGACTTGGGGAATTACAAATTTAG
- a CDS encoding GerMN domain-containing protein: MRGNALRMMSIVALIPLLLSGCLFGPETPEIDPPPDTTSVDSEEAGIEQAEEPLQEADESEADTEEDEAAASETQEVELYVKDSAGYVVPYSVAIPKTEGIAQKQLAYMVKGGEIEEAGALPEGFTPLLPEGTEILGLDIQDGTATVDLSKEFLNYEQSEEENILSAITWALTSWDSVDKVNLWINGDPLEEMPKGKTPSTDMTRENTAINIEVAKGVHISDSMPVTLYFLGQEGETTYFVPVTRMVPRGDNVAEVTIEQLIAGPLQSSQLNTEILDNLEVNEITVEDRTVVADFGEQLLEYGQENKVSDHAIQSIVLSLTENTGAEQVKISVNGESAVAQAAEPVSRPTKVNPIGL, translated from the coding sequence ATGCGCGGTAACGCTTTACGCATGATGTCGATCGTCGCACTAATCCCGCTTTTACTATCCGGTTGTCTTTTCGGTCCGGAAACTCCTGAAATTGACCCGCCCCCGGATACGACGTCTGTTGACAGTGAGGAAGCAGGGATAGAGCAGGCAGAGGAGCCTCTGCAAGAGGCGGATGAGTCTGAAGCCGATACTGAAGAAGATGAGGCTGCCGCTTCAGAAACACAAGAAGTTGAACTATACGTCAAAGATTCAGCCGGGTATGTCGTGCCCTATTCGGTCGCGATCCCTAAAACAGAAGGGATTGCTCAAAAACAGCTGGCGTATATGGTGAAAGGTGGGGAGATTGAAGAAGCGGGCGCATTGCCAGAAGGATTTACACCTCTATTGCCAGAAGGAACGGAAATTCTCGGCCTCGACATTCAAGATGGAACGGCAACGGTTGATCTATCTAAGGAGTTTTTAAATTATGAGCAATCGGAAGAAGAGAATATTTTAAGTGCCATCACGTGGGCTTTAACTTCTTGGGACAGCGTCGACAAGGTAAACTTGTGGATCAACGGCGATCCCCTCGAGGAAATGCCGAAGGGAAAAACGCCGTCTACTGACATGACGCGTGAAAATACAGCGATTAACATCGAAGTGGCCAAAGGGGTACACATCTCCGACAGCATGCCGGTCACGCTGTACTTTTTAGGGCAGGAAGGCGAAACGACTTACTTCGTCCCAGTGACGCGCATGGTGCCGCGTGGCGACAATGTGGCAGAAGTGACCATTGAACAGTTAATTGCAGGCCCTCTACAATCATCGCAATTGAACACTGAAATACTGGATAACCTAGAAGTCAACGAAATCACCGTCGAAGACCGAACTGTCGTCGCTGATTTCGGCGAACAACTTTTGGAATACGGGCAAGAAAACAAAGTATCTGATCACGCAATCCAGTCCATCGTCCTTTCCTTGACGGAAAATACCGGCGCTGAGCAGGTAAAAATTTCGGTTAACGGCGAATCTGCTGTTGCTCAAGCAGCAGAGCCGGTCAGCCGGCCGACGAAAGTCAATCCGATCGGTTTATAG
- a CDS encoding alpha/beta-type small acid-soluble spore protein, protein MASRRRLLVPESREALDKLKAQVISRQIGRSISAERAKFEAAKHVGVPLSKGYNGDLKTKSAGKIGGVIGGQMVKELVRMAQESLINEKKRPH, encoded by the coding sequence ATGGCTAGCAGAAGGAGACTTCTCGTCCCGGAGTCGCGCGAAGCGTTAGACAAATTGAAAGCCCAAGTCATAAGCCGCCAAATTGGGCGCTCAATTTCAGCTGAAAGGGCTAAATTTGAAGCAGCGAAGCACGTCGGTGTTCCGCTGTCAAAGGGATACAACGGAGATTTAAAAACGAAGAGCGCAGGGAAGATTGGCGGGGTCATCGGTGGGCAAATGGTCAAAGAACTCGTGCGAATGGCCCAAGAGAGCTTGATAAACGAAAAAAAGCGTCCACACTGA